The window AGGGCATAATCTAATATGAAAGGGGTtgcataacatattttataagttataatactTATTTCTAATtcgttcatatatattaaatgtggcaatattataacttcgaattatatatgtattgcTAATTTGGGGCTAACTATATTTAAGAGcccttattatatattatataagacTTGTAAACCCAgagttatattgaattatgtatatcataatgtatttctttatttgatgaaacattttatttaataaacttataatttgtataatgtttgttttaatttaaattatgttatccaactgaactgtaataataggaTTATGTATGAGGTTGGGTATGAATTATAAGATGattcattttgaatattcatcTACATTacaatatagattcatattAATACGTTGGTTTTTAAGATTAATTAAAgatattaccaatatataataggtagtcataaaatatagattcataaaatataaatcgaggttcgacaatacaacgttatctataaaatgcattttatgcatctagaatttttaataataaaataaaaatagcattatattacaatatttttgaaaatttaattgtagttactattttctttttgtattttacatttgtgttaaaattaattagtattaatagaagttgatttatacgctttaatttatcataaaggtataatagtagattaatcactattaatttttaacctcttagttttgaggtataaatatattatattttaaaatagttaaaaaataaaatataaatattttaataaaatttaatattttattttgttctaacaattgtaaataatatgatagatataaTGTCGTAATTGTTATATGAATATACATACAATCTAGTAAATTatcaataattaatattgaaatattgttatattgtgaaaccttcatataattaaatattaatattatcgaaaaaacacataataatacattacaaatgtatcatttttgtatatttgttaaagattcaatttgtaatttttggttttatattctaaaaaactggacaaaaaagaaaattttaaagactcaattcatgttaaatcCATTTTactattccatattaactcgtattatattgtcattattttaccatataattaataaaatatagaatttttaataaattatttgaatgtatatacattgataactataacaataaaatatataagataaaaatgaacaatgcAGAACATTTACGAATATTTAACGAAATTTATATactaaaagagaaaatatatcttatctctctcatcttaaagtgcaatataacaacctaattaaacgtagttttatattatactttaaaatttctcCAGTAGgcatttatatgttatatatttaatattaacagAAAGGCATAAtaaatgtttaatatttattatgtattattttaaaacaaatttacatttaaataGAATAATAAGTATGCGTTCATTtctaattgttgttttaaagaatggaaagaatggcaaaatatattacaaaattaCTCATTAAGGTATACttctaaattgaagtatatagaataaaaataaagatattggattcattaaaatggattgtgaatttattttctttcattaaaacaatataaatttatgtatatgcaattaaaaaggTGAACAATGtaacttattttataaatgttataattttagaaaagtctatattatatattataagaaacaagtatataaaaaattaatctatcttattaaataactatttatatacttttaataattatagtaATGATGGGTTTCTTAATTGTTTCTATTTTTGcagtatattatttttggggcactatttattaaaacaaaagatataGCGTTGTTTCATTCATACGATGAACcataaatataagtatatattttttaaattcataataaaagtatatccatttttatagtaaaattattccagatgttagtaagaatgccatttttttgtataaatgcagcatatctatatttaatcaaaaatgtattaagcaaccctctatttaaggtaatttagctaattattataaaaaggaATGTAACTTTTCTTTagtaatattgttttattatccTATGCTAATTtcattattgaaaaacttatatatttaattacagacagttgttatatatagggttaaagtattaGAGTCACATATTGGAGGCagcatatataaaatagcatGATTTTACTCaaattacaaataaaaaataaaactccattataatgaataagaaagtggtatatacattttttaataataataatttcctttacattttatgatattgtattacatataaatatcattaaactttattttaataaaatttgtattaattcgcgtttttattaattgtttttaaatgttttcttagtgtcaACACTTCAATTCTGTATGGATTTATTTTCCCGATGAATTGAAAAATGGAaactataattttttatctaaCGGTCAACATTTCAACAAGTATTGCAGTAATAATAGTTGTGATAATAATCTCGAACAAATTAATTCTgcatgtttatatttgtttaatgCATTATTTGGGGATTATAATGTATTTAAAGacaatgcaaaaaaaaacatcgaTGTTGTTtattacattattatatggttaagttatatgttaagcCTAAAAGAAGAAAACGGAATCAATAAATTAAACGACTTCTATACTGAgcatatagaaaaaaataagcattatattaaaaaaatcgaaaGTATTCatgaatataaatgttataaggacatcatagataaaaaaaaagaattgtTGGATATggatataaatgataatattatatctGAATTATATGCtacatttaaatcattatatgAACTGTATTCTACATTTAGTGAAAACACGTCAAATTGCCCAAAATTCTCGAATAAAGCTAATcaatttgttgaaaaatataaagtactaaataataataataaagatagttcctataataaaatattgtctacattatcagatgattataataatttaataaaaaaatgtaaagatGCTCAAGGTAGCAATTTTCCACCCCTTCCAGAGATAAAAACAATACAGCCTTCAGTAGAAAGTTCTGGAGATAATTCTGCAGAAAAATCTGAGCAAATTGTACAAAATTCTGAACAAACTGTACATAATTTTGATGTTGCATCATCAAGTTCATCGATAGTAACcaaattaattccagttGTGTCGATATTTGCTGcaatatcaatttttttaggaatttcttataaggtaaataataaggagttaaaatatattttcattaaatatatgtaatcaTTAACAAAAACCCATAagttttttaacattttgtattagtattcattatttggatttcggaaacgatctcaaaaacatttaagagaaaagctaaaaaaataaagaagaaactgatcattaatatattattcgaagAGTAGTGATTATTCCatgaatagtaataatgattaatatattttaataaactgtctatttcgaagcaatttttgcataatttttatatagtttttatgttgtggtccccatattcgggttagggctaagtattacattgcatttaattttttataacttaaatactaatttaatatatgtatcatcccgtatgtttaatcacatataaagtctaaatatgcaaccaaaaagtGGATATAACCATTAATGTGGAAGGGGttacataacatattttataagttataatatatataattgagtgttcatgccgatttaatatgattaaaataaaatgtctatattacatatattaattcatattatgatatatcataattatttattatataagatTTGTTAACCCAtagttatattgaattatgcatatcataatatattcctttatttgatgaaaattttatttagtaaaacttattatttgtatcatatttattttagtttaaattatattacgcTAACataactgtaataatagatattcataaaatatagatgcatgaAATATCGgccgagaatcgacaatataacattgtctataaaatattattacgcttctaacattttttaagttttaattgtagttactattctCTTGCATCttacatttgtattaatagaagtttatttatacgctttaatttatcataaaggtataacattatattaatcactatttattttaagctttataattttgaagtatatataaattagaaatatattatattattagctaattaaaaatatataattatattaatagtatttaatatcatattttgttataataattataaataatatgatagataaaATGCGTAATTATTAtgactatacatataatttagtaaaatatcaataattaatattgaaatattgttttattgtggaaacttcatataattaaacattaatattatcgaaaagacacataatacattataaaggtatcaattttatatatttgttaaagacCCCAATTGATCtatgtagttttatatttttaaaaactgGATAATAGAGAAAAGGATAAAGTctcaattcatgttaaatgACATTTTATTACTCCATATTAAcgcgtattatattattagttttattgaataataattttttaatttaaaacaacattacgttatcatagaattaataaaatatagattttttaataaattatttgattgtatatacattaataactataacaataaaacatataagataaaaatgaacaatgtAGAACTGTTagcaaatatttatctaaatttatatattaaaaaagaaaatatatcttatctctctcctcttaaatgTCAATATGATAACCTAATCAAGcctagttttatattatactttaaaattgcatcaatacttatttatatgttatataattaatattaaaagaaaggGATATtaaatgtttaatatttactatttattattttaaaaacaatttacatttaaatacttatataaGATTTTAAATAGCATAATAAGTATGGGTTCATTGctaattgttattttaaagaatggaaagaatggcaaaatatattataaaattaccaataaagtatatttctaaaatgaaatatgtaggaataaaaataaagttattgaaaatgttaaatattattcgaatgaatatatattaaataaaaaaaatacaaatttatgtatatgcaattaaaaaagtgaacaatgcaacttattttgtaaatgttataattttagaaaagtctgtattatatgttataagaaacaagtatataaaaaattaatctatcttattaaataactatttatatacttttaaggattatagtaataatgggtttcttaattgtttcgattttttcagtatattagttttggggtaccatttattaaaacaaaagatatgaCGTTGTTTATTTcctatattaaagcatatgtataagaagatatatttttaattcgttATAATGTTGCTTTAATTTTATGATATGCTTATACCGGAAGATATTAAGGATAACGATTTAtgcaaaattgtattatttatacatattataaaaaatttgttaaaCACCCCTCAAAATAAGTCATTTTATCTAACTTccataaatgtatatatttttccatattatctttaaattaatattaaaaatgataataacatGCTTAACCACAGATAATATTACATTAGAGttcaattattttgtcatttattaagcgtaaaatataaaaacaatatgatgttacataatccacatattataaacaaaataaaattacaatgGATTATACCCtggtatataaatttttttaataaaatttgctttttcttatatttttcgatGTTATATtacttataaattttattaaatttgattTTATAACAGTTTCactaacatatttttattatattttttaaaatgttttcttagtgtaaaaGGTTTAATAACTTGAGAAACTATTTACCCGATGACTCAAGCAAAGCTAAAAATAGTGATATTCATAAATTAGGGAATATTAAGGATTATTGCTCTAATGGAGAATCAGAGGAAACAGGATGTAAGACTGATATCGATAAGATAAATGGTGCTTGTCTATGGTTGTTCGAGCAAttgattttgaaaaataaaaaaggtatCAACATGGCTgaatacattattatatggttaagttatatgttaaacctaaaaaatgataaaaaaatcaagaattttaatgaattttatactAATTATATAGAAAAGAATAGGTATTATACTAATTGTGATAATGCTGGTAAAGCTTGTGGTAATtcattaaaagaaataacgggatatacaaattataaggaaatcatagataaaaaaaaggaattgCTGAGTATTAATTTTGGGTAtctgtctaaattttatgatgcatttaaatcattatgtaacatgtataCTGAACTTGCTGCAGGAGAGTCAAAATGTGAgaaatgtttaaaaaatgCTAATGAATTTGTTAAAACATATGATGAACTTAACAAACATCCTAATATTACTAAAGATAGTCCCTATTATCAAgtattgtctacattatcaaatgattataataattttaaaaattattgtaaTATGAATGATGTTGATTGTAGCGATATCCCGCCACTTCCAGATATAAAAACAGCACAAAATCCTGTACAAAGTTCTGAACCGAGTCCTGAACTGAGTTCTGAAgttacatcatcaagttcgtcgataacaaacaaattaattccagttttatcgataatTGTTGCAATACCAATATTCTTgggaattttttataaggtaaataataaggaattaaaaaattattttcattaaatatatgcaaacattaacaaaaaaaccATATGTTTATCAAccttttatattagtattcgttatttggatttcggaaacgaacccaaaaacaacatttaagaaaaaaactaaaaaaataaagaaaatagatcattaatatatgattcgaagaatagtgactatttcaga is drawn from Plasmodium yoelii strain 17X genome assembly, chromosome: 2 and contains these coding sequences:
- a CDS encoding PIR protein: MDYTLCKRFNNLRNYLPDDSSKAKNSDIHKLGNIKDYCSNGESEETGCKTDIDKINGACLWLFEQLILKNKKGINMAEYIIIWLSYMLNLKNDKKIKNFNEFYTNYIEKNRYYTNCDNAGKACGNSLKEITGYTNYKEIIDKKKELLSINFGYLSKFYDAFKSLCNMYTELAAGESKCEKCLKNANEFVKTYDELNKHPNITKDSPYYQVLSTLSNDYNNFKNYCNMNDVDCSDIPPLPDIKTAQNPVQSSEPSPELSSEVTSSSSSITNKLIPVLSIIVAIPIFLGIFYKYSLFGFRKRTQKQHLRKKLKK
- a CDS encoding PIR protein encodes the protein MNKKVCQHFNSVWIYFPDELKNGNYNFLSNGQHFNKYCSNNSCDNNLEQINSACLYLFNALFGDYNVFKDNAKKNIDVVYYIIIWLSYMLSLKEENGINKLNDFYTEHIEKNKHYIKKIESIHEYKCYKDIIDKKKELLDMDINDNIISELYATFKSLYELYSTFSENTSNCPKFSNKANQFVEKYKVLNNNNKDSSYNKILSTLSDDYNNLIKKCKDAQGSNFPPLPEIKTIQPSVESSGDNSAEKSEQIVQNSEQTVHNFDVASSSSSIVTKLIPVVSIFAAISIFLGISYKYSLFGFRKRSQKHLREKLKK